A window of Verrucomicrobiia bacterium genomic DNA:
GCAAACTGCTGCTCATTCTCCAGGGCCAGCAGCGTCTCCCACGGTTTCTCCCCCGCTTCATGCCGCTCCAGGAACCACTTGGCCAGCGCATCGGTGGCCAGAAAGAAACGATCCCCCGCCTTGACGCCGCCCGAGGCGGCCTTGATGTCGCGCAACGCCGAGTAATTATGGTTCTCATTGCTGGCCAGCAGGATGGGGCGGCTGCTGAATTCATCGCTGCGGGCCACGGGGAAGGTGGCAATCATCTGGTCCTCCCGCACCTGAAAGAGGTTGCTGTCCCCCACCGCAAAGGCATTCCATTTCAGCTCCTCCCCCTGCAGGGTGCGGCTCACAATCTTTTCCCACACCGTCCCGTGCGCCGCAAATTCCAGTGCCAGAAACGTCGCAAACGCCCCATTCTCCGCTTTTTCCTGGCAGTACCACGGCAGATTGCCCCAGTCAATGCTCTGCCGCCATTCATGCTGCAGGGGCAGCATCCACAGCATCATCGCGTCCTCGCTGGGCGGCATGCCAAAGGGCGGCTCGGCGATGTAGGCCTTGACCAGGCTCTGGGCCCAGCGATCGCTGAACGCCGACTCCGTGGCGCCATCGGCTATGGCAAAACGCAGGCAGCCCAGCTCATACGCAAATGCGTCATCGCATTCGTCCATCGAATAGCCGTGCTTGGGCAGGCGAAAGGCGGTGACAATGGGGACCACGAGGCGGCGGTAGTTTAGCGCAGGTTGCTGCCGCGGGTGCCGATGTCCAGGAAGCGGATGAGTTCCACCAGGTCCGCGTTGAACGCAAAGCCCCGCGCTTCCGGCCCCAGGTTGAAACCCTCGGCCAGGGCCAGCTCCCGCATGCTGGCCGGCAGCACGCTGGAGATGGAGAACAGGGTCTTGGCGAATTCATCCGGCAAATCCGCGTCCGACTCCGGGAAAATGATCGGCTGCACCGGCTGGCTGGAAATGTGGCAGTTCAACAGCAGCACGTTGCCGTCGTCCGTGGCCAGGCTGGTCAGCTCCTGCGCCTGCGGCACCGGCCCGCTGTCGGTGGCCTCGCCATCGCTGATGTTGATGACAATCGGCGGATACGACGCCATGTGCCGCTGCACCCACTCCCGCAAAATCTTGCACGCCATGCTCAACGCCGTGCCCATCGGCGTGATCCCCTTGGCCACCGGCTCGAACCAGATGGGAAACTTGACCTTCTGCTCGATGATGCCCCCGCTGCCGTCATCCACCTTGCGAATCCGCTCCTCAATGCGGGCCGGGGAGCTCGCCACCTCGCTCAACGGCACCAAATCCCGCCCCGCCAGCGGGCCGCTGAACGCCGGCGCCACCGTCGCCCCATAGCCAATCACGCAGACCTCGTAAAAATTGCGCACCCCGTCCCCCCGGGCGCATTTGATGATCAGGTTGTGCAGCAGGCGGTTGATGGCGTCGGCCACACTGTCGCACTTGCGTTTGTTCTCACTGCCGGCAATCGGCTCCACCATCGAGCCGGACTGGTCAATGAGAAACATGAACACACTGGGGTTGGCACGACTGATTTCGGCTGAATAAGGCATACCGTTGGCTCGTGTTTTGGCTTCGGCTTGCTCGCTTGCTCCGCGCCAGGACGCTGCTGCGTCAACCGCCACATCGCCTGGATGTCCAACAAATAGCAGCCCACCGTCTAAAAAGCAATCAGAGTTTTAACCGCCTCCAGCCCCGCCGGCCCCACCCCCCGCCACCAACGCATAAGCTGCGCGCCACCCATGCCTTTTGGTTTCCCGCTTTACAGGACTGGTGGCCGGGCCTTGATCCCCCGAAATTTCCCGGTTCCGGTTGGTCTCCCCCCCACAAATCTCTTGCGCCCTCCGCGGTTTTCCATTAGCAAGAGGCCGTGCAAGAAAAAAAATAATCAACCTCAACCCAACGAAATTCCCTATGGCTGCTGCTGCATTCCCCCAAATCAAGCGCATCGAATACGAAGGCCCCCAATCCAAAAACCCCCTCGCATTCAAGCATTATAATCCCGATGAAGTGGTGGAAGGCAAAACGATGAAAGAACATCTCCGCTTCTCGGTGGTGTACTGGCACACCTTCCGCGGGCGGGGGGTGGACCCCTTCGGCGCCGGCACCATGATCCGCCCCTGGGATGACGGCACCGACTCCCTGGAAAACGCCAAACGCCGCGTCCGGGTGGCCTTCGAGTTCATGGAAAAACTGCAGGCCCCCTTCTATGCCTTTCACGATCGCGACGTGGCCCCCGAAGGCAAAACCCTCCGCGAAACCAACAAGAATCTCGATGCCGTCGTCAAAGTCCTCAAGGAGGAGCAGAAGCGCACCGGCATCAAGCTGCTCTGGGGCACGGCCTGCCTCTTCGCCCATCCCCGCTACGTCCACGGCGCCGCCACCAGTTGCAACGCGGACGTGTTTGCCTACGCCGCCGCCCAGGTCAAGAAATGCCTCGAGGTCACCCACGAGCTGGGCGGCGCCGGCTACGTGTTCTGGGGCGGCCGCGAAGGCTACTCCACGCTCTACAACACCGACTTGAAACGCGAGCTGGAGCACCTGGCCAAATTCCTGCACATGGCGGTGGATTACAAAAAGAAGATTGGATTCAAGGGCCAGTTCTACATCGAACCCAAACCCAAGGAACCCACCAAGCACCAGTATGACTCCGACGCCGCCGCCTGCCTCAACTTCCTCCGCGAGTACGGCCTGAAGGATCATCTGAAATTGAACCTCGAAACCAACCACGCCACCCTCGCCGGGCATACCATGCAACACGAGCTGGAAGTGGCCGGCGCCGCCGGCGCCCTCGGCTCCATTGACGCCAACACCGGCGACGAGCTGCTGGGCTGGGACACCGACCAATTCCCCACCAGCGTGTATCTCACCACCCAGATCATGCTCACCATCCTCAAGTACGGCGGCTTCACCACCGGCGGCGTGAATTTCGACGCCAAGGTCCGCCGCGAAAGCTTCGAGCCGATTGACCTCTTCCACGCCCACATCGGCGGCATGGATGCCTTTGCCCGCGGCCTCAAAATCGCGGCGGCCATCCGCAAGGACGGCCGGCTGGCCGAGTTTGTCCAACAGCGCTACAGCTCCTGGGACAGCGGCATCGGCGCCAAAATCGAGAAAGGCGAAGTCGGCTTCGAAGAGCTGGAGGCCTACATGCTCAAGAAGGGCGAGGCCGCGCCCAACGCCAGCGGCCGCCAGGAATACCTGGAAAACCTCATCAACGAATTCATCTGAGGGGGCCAATCCCTGCCGGGAAACCTCTCTTGACCCAGACGGCCGGGCGCACAGGCCCGGCCGTTTTTATTGGCCCGGGGCCGGGGCTGGCCGCTGCCCCTCCAAATACTGCACCAGCCGCAGCATCTCCGGATCTCCGGGGTTGATGGCCAGTGCCCGCCGCGCCGCGGCGCGGGCCTCGGGCAGCCGGCCCATGCGCGCAAAGACGGTGGCCGCCGCGTAGGGAATCCGCGCCTCGCCCGGCGCCAACGCCTCCGCCCGGCGCAGGGCCTCCACCGCCCCGGCCGGATCGCCCAGCCCATTGCGGGCCAGCCCCAGATTGTACCATGCCCGATGATGGTTGGGATCCAGCCGCACCGCCTGCTCCAGCGCGGCCGCGCAACCGGGCAGATCATTGGCCTCGTTCAAGGCCAGGGCCAGTTTGTAATGCATCTCCGCCTCCTGCGGGGCCAGCCGCACCGCCTCCCGCAGTTGCCGCACCGCCTCCTGAATCTGGCCGGCCTGGCTCAAAATCACCGCGTACTCATGCCGGATCGCCGCCGAGCGCGGATCCCACGCCACAGCCCGCTGAAAATGCGACGCCGCCTGCGCGCCCTCGTTCCGCGCCAGATAATACAGCCCCAGTTGCATCTGGCCCGCCGGTTGATCGGCGTTTAGTTCCAAGGCGTGCAAATACTCCCGGGTCACCGGCGCCTGTGGCGCCAGTTGCCCCCGCAGCGCCGTCGCCGCCTGGAAGCGCACCGCCCGGATGGGGTCCTGCAGCGCCGCCCGCAACGCCTGCTCCACCGCCGGCGGCGCCCGCTCGCCGTTGCGTGTCAAGCCCCCCAGCGCCTGCGCCACATGCGCGCGCACCAGCTCGTTCGTGTCGGCCAGTTGCCTGACCAGGGCGGCGGTGACCTCCGCCTCCTGCAGCCACGGCTCCAGCAAATTCGCCGCCGCCGCCCGCCAGTAGGGAATGGGATCGCGGCGGAGCATCTCCAGCAACGGCCCGCGCGCCGCCGGATCGCCACGCCGGGCACGGGCGATGGTTTGCGCGCGCTGCCGGTAGGGGCGGTTCATTTTCTCGCCGTACCACTTGTCCACCCATTCCATGGCCCAGTCCACCGTGTTGGTGGTGTGGCAGCGGTTGCAGGCGTTGGGG
This region includes:
- the xylA gene encoding xylose isomerase; its protein translation is MAAAAFPQIKRIEYEGPQSKNPLAFKHYNPDEVVEGKTMKEHLRFSVVYWHTFRGRGVDPFGAGTMIRPWDDGTDSLENAKRRVRVAFEFMEKLQAPFYAFHDRDVAPEGKTLRETNKNLDAVVKVLKEEQKRTGIKLLWGTACLFAHPRYVHGAATSCNADVFAYAAAQVKKCLEVTHELGGAGYVFWGGREGYSTLYNTDLKRELEHLAKFLHMAVDYKKKIGFKGQFYIEPKPKEPTKHQYDSDAAACLNFLREYGLKDHLKLNLETNHATLAGHTMQHELEVAGAAGALGSIDANTGDELLGWDTDQFPTSVYLTTQIMLTILKYGGFTTGGVNFDAKVRRESFEPIDLFHAHIGGMDAFARGLKIAAAIRKDGRLAEFVQQRYSSWDSGIGAKIEKGEVGFEELEAYMLKKGEAAPNASGRQEYLENLINEFI
- a CDS encoding VWA domain-containing protein, with amino-acid sequence MPYSAEISRANPSVFMFLIDQSGSMVEPIAGSENKRKCDSVADAINRLLHNLIIKCARGDGVRNFYEVCVIGYGATVAPAFSGPLAGRDLVPLSEVASSPARIEERIRKVDDGSGGIIEQKVKFPIWFEPVAKGITPMGTALSMACKILREWVQRHMASYPPIVINISDGEATDSGPVPQAQELTSLATDDGNVLLLNCHISSQPVQPIIFPESDADLPDEFAKTLFSISSVLPASMRELALAEGFNLGPEARGFAFNADLVELIRFLDIGTRGSNLR
- a CDS encoding tetratricopeptide repeat protein, whose product is MEALRRAEALAPGEARIPYAAATVFARMGRLPEARAAARRALAINPGDPEMLRLVQYLEGQRPAPAPGQ
- a CDS encoding serine/threonine-protein phosphatase → MVPIVTAFRLPKHGYSMDECDDAFAYELGCLRFAIADGATESAFSDRWAQSLVKAYIAEPPFGMPPSEDAMMLWMLPLQHEWRQSIDWGNLPWYCQEKAENGAFATFLALEFAAHGTVWEKIVSRTLQGEELKWNAFAVGDSNLFQVREDQMIATFPVARSDEFSSRPILLASNENHNYSALRDIKAASGGVKAGDRFFLATDALAKWFLERHEAGEKPWETLLALENEQQFAELSERLRKEQGVRNDDMTLVVIRWESES